A single region of the Triticum dicoccoides isolate Atlit2015 ecotype Zavitan chromosome 2B, WEW_v2.0, whole genome shotgun sequence genome encodes:
- the LOC119363165 gene encoding uncharacterized protein LOC119363165 → MPEEMVFCGTASFKDVDKGEPMSGGGKQAQRKEKKKPVTGKKENPYASRGLDKFSMVLAELESRREKVLRRVDGGDHVMVRFVQSETKGWVPIVVKLPTEEPAAKAEPKKKCKSKLAVSSTPPPTQPPSPRTESTSPRGGDDAVKHAAAVTAPAVAAAPTKKKASAAGRWSWADKAIRPSQYWPFVAVLLLLSLVVFGRMFAICCTSIWWYLVPILNGEDGGPRSMGKTGRHLGKKASDKKIGEKITWASLPPSHGKKGSSGDHEVISPRGSHGKKSSSGDHEVISPRRSHGKKSSSSGDHDVISPRSHAHGKKG, encoded by the coding sequence ATGCCGGAAGAAATGGTGTTCTGCGGCACAGCCAGCTTCAAGGACGTTGACAAGGGCGAGCCGATGAGCGGCGGAGGCAAGCAggcgcagaggaaggagaagaagaagccggtcaccgggaagaaggagaacccGTACGCGTCGCGCGGGCTGGACAAGTTCTCCATGGTGCTCGCGGAGCTCGAGTCCCGGCGGGAGAAGGTCCTGCGCcgcgtcgacggcggcgaccacgtcATGGTCCGGTTCGTGCAGTCCGAGACCAAGGGCTGGGTGCCCATCGTCGTCAAGCTGCCGACGGAAGAGCCCGCCGCCAAGGCCGAGCCCAAGAAGAAGTGCAAGTCCAAGCTGGCCGTGTCGTCCACGCCTCCGCCCACGCAGCCGCCGTCGCCGCGGACGGAGTCCACCAGCCCGAGAGGAGGAGACGACGCCGTCAAGCACGCCGCGGCTGTGACGGCGCCGGCTGTCGCTGCGGCGCcgacgaagaagaaggcttcggccgcCGGGAGGTGGTCGTGGGCGGACAAGGCGATTAGGCCGAGCCAGTACTGGCCGTTCGTGGCGGTGCTGCTCTTGCTGAGCCTGGTCGTGTTCGGGAGGATGTTCGCCATCTGCTGCACCTCCATCTGGTGGTACCTCGTGCCCATCTTGAACGGCGAGGATGGAGGACCCAGATCCATGGGCAAGACCGGCAGGCATCTCGGCAAGAAGGCGAGCGACAAGAAGATCGGCGAGAAGATTACGTGGGCGTCATTGCCTCCTTCACATGGCAAGAAGGGCAGCTCCGGCGACCATGAGGTGATTTCGCCTAGAGGATCACATGGCAAGAAGAGCAGCTCCGGCGACCATGAGGTGATTTCGCCCAGAAGATCACATGGCAAGAAAAGTAGTAGCTCCGGCGACCATGACGTGATTTCACCTAGAAGCCATGCACATGGGAAGAAAGGGTAA